The Eriocheir sinensis breed Jianghai 21 chromosome 48, ASM2467909v1, whole genome shotgun sequence genomic sequence ACCAGGCCAGACTGAGGAGACTGGCCAGTAATTCTTCTGTACTTGCTGGAGTTGCAGCACAGCCCTGCAGAGGTCACAAGAGGAACTGTGACCTCCCCCCGAGCGTTGCTGTGCTTCAAGAGGACTCGGATCGTCAGAAGAGCTGCGATCACCTTTTCCAGAATGTTGATATGTTGCACGAAGACTCAGATTACCTCAGAAGCTGCGATCACCTCCTCCAGAATAATAATATATTTTACGAAGACCTCAATCTCCAAGTTTATCCCTTCCAGAGTGGCTGTCAGGATGTGAGGGTGACGTGGGCTATGCCTGTAGCTAGTGATTGGGGCATCACTGTGCCCTGCAACATCCTTCCCAAAAAAAGGAACCTTAAAACTCTCCTCAGCACCAAACCTGCTCCTTTTGCTTTTCCAAGCACTGCACAGTATAATTCATTGTGTGTGGAGGCCTCCCCACTGTCCAAGAAACAGAAACACCTTAGAAAGCATTTCGAAGGGGGAGCAAACACTCCTCCAGAGCTGCTTAAAGACTATCCATCATttacaagcagcagcagcaacaagcaaAGAATGAGGGGTGAGGCAGCAACAACAGGTAACATAGATAATTACCCAAGTGCCATCATGTTAGAAGAGACTCCCACAGTGATGCATTATCAAGGAAGAGCAAATACTCCTCAGAAGCTTTTTAAAAAATATCCTTCATGTTCAGGAAGCAACAGCAGCCAGCAAGGGGTGAGAGGTGAGGCAGAAGCGATGGGTAGCAAGGATAAGTGCCAAAGGGTTGTTATGTTAGAGGAGACTCCCACGATGCTACTGTCTATTTGTAAGGAGCAGCACAGTCAGGTGCATGTCATCAGGTATGCTGTGGATCAACAGGGCAACAGCCACCAGCAAGGGCAACATGGCCAGAACTTGTGCACTGATGCAAACAAAGTCCATCAGAGCAAAGGAAGTCACTCTAGTGATGAGGCTTCCCCTTCACAGGCAACATCTCTGCAGAACACTTTTGTCTGCCTCAGTGATCAGACGTACAGCATAACGCCAGGAGAGGTGAACTACATTATTGACGCTGCTTTGCCTCCACTACCATCATTTGGGGAGAGGAAGTTGAACTCTCAAGAGAAAGACAGTAACATGCCAAAACCTGGAAGTTCGTCAGGAACATCAGGTGGAGTTGGTGGAGGTCCCTCGATGCTGCCTGTGTCTACTCCTTGTACTGTGCCCTTTACAACCATAAGCTCTTATTATACGGGCGACACAGAAGCTATGATCCTCCTCCGAAATTCTGCATTCGATTCATTCTTGGAGGCAGGAAAGGGCAGAACAAAACCTCCCTCAACCCTCCTATCCTCTCATTGTGGAGGGATGCCTGAGAGAAACATGGCTAATGGGTCATATCTTTCAAGCCAGAATACAAGAGTCCTGAACGAATGTCAAGTGGTTACCCAGCCAGCCCAGGTACAacgtgttggaggtggtggtcagTCAGTTTTCAGCAGCTCACTTGTTCCTCAGCTTCACTCACGAGTAACAACAGCACCAGCGGCAGCCTCCCACTCACTGAACAGTCAGGTGGTGTGGACAGCCCAAGACCCAAAGTTCTCCGTGCCATTGATCATCCCGCCAGAAAGGGAGGACAAGAGCTGCCACGTGAACCCTCAGCCAGGGGACAGATGGCGTGGCCTCAACTCAGTGTCACCATACAATGATGAAGATTCTGCAAGCTTCCATCAAGATATAAACTTTTCAGCCCGCATGGTGGAGgagtataaaagaaaagaaagccttAAAACCGAATCAAATTTAATAATGCCTGGTGACAGTGCAAGAGATTCAGTATGGTTTTCTGATGGCAGGAGCACACTGAAGACAAGTGCAAATAGAAGCATTTTAGGAGAATATTCCACTGATATCAATTTAAGTAACGGCAGAACGTATTCCACTACCGACAGCCAGACTCAAGCCCATGTTGAGGCCAGACCACTTCTTGGTGAGGGAGACAGCCTTGCAATGCCCTCCACCTTCACTGACTTCTTGATtgattcagaggaggatgacatgaATGCTTACACACAGCCAGATGAAGCTTGCAAGATGCTGCCATATTATGAAGTAAGTGGCGTTGATGAAAAGGATGTTGTAGCAAAAGAAAGGGCACAAGGATGCACTGTGGACACGGACAATGAGGTAAAAGTAGCCCCGGTTACCTCTGCTAATATTTCTGCCAAAACTCCGTGGCTTGATGACAACATGAATGCTGGTGACTTCAATGACCTGCTTGACTCGCTGCTCGGTGATTTAGAGGGCGAAAAGGTAGTTGATTGTGCAGCAGACTTTGCTGACGGTGTTTCAAGTAACTCTGTAGATCCCTCCACTAGTAATACGGAAGAAGCAAGAGAGGATAAACCACTGGAAAAGTCACAAGAGCACATTTTGAAAAACACAAGTGGAAGTGATTACAGTGTGGACATCAATAAAGGTGAACACCTCCCCAGACCTCTATTGCTCAAGGTTCTAGAGAAAGACCTAAGTAAGGATGTTGCTCTTCTCGTGCCTGTGACCAGCCTCTCGCACCTACACAAGACCAGTCCCAACACCCAACAGTCTCATTGCAAAACGTTAAACACCAATACTAATGCAAAAATTCCCCAGACAGTTTCTTTCAGGACAGTACCATCACTGAGTGGGTGTGGTATTGTCCATTTGACAACACAAAATGCTCAGATAAAGCCGACCCTTGTTAACTGCCTGAACAAAGGCAAGCAAACAGAAACAAAGGGAGAGGCTCTCAGATATGCAAGAGAACTTTCTAAGAACACTTCAAATTATTCTGGTCAAAAGAAGTGTGAATTGCCTTCAAATTATTCAACATCTGGGATGCAGCCAGGCTCTCAAAATGTTGCATACTGTAGTGTAAATGAGAATACAAAGCTGACCTTACCTATTGGAGAAACTGGAATTAgcataaatataccaaaatatgCTTCCGTTAATGTGAAGTCCTTCTTAACTTCGGAGAGCCCCAAAGACAACCCGCCACATAGCCAGCCTGTGAGTGCCAAGCAGTGGTGGCCAGAGTTCAATAGCAGCTCAGTGGTGAAGATTGCTCCCGCATTTCTCGCCACTGCTGCTTCACTCAAAGTCGGACATTCACCCCAAATCAACAGTAAATCTCGACAgcaaagtggaaaaaaaatactcctcTCCCAGACCGTCACTAGAGTTGTCAGTGCATCTGCTCAAACAGATCTCATAAAGCTCCAGCCCGCCATGTCACCAGTGCTCGTGACTCCAGTAAGTAAGGAATCATTAGTGCCATGTGTTGTGCCTCAGGGCGCCTTGACACACACCAGCAGTGAATCAGCAGTGACTGGTCTGGGCGCCCTCCTTTGCAAGAAAACAGCAACACAGTATTATCTCCGTAGTGCAGCTTATCCCCACATCAGCACCAGTGAAATGGTTAAACTTGTCCCCCATCCTGAAACAAGTTCCCCTCTCTGCCCATCAACCAAGGTGGAGCAACCGGTCATAATACAGATCAAGTCCTGCACAAAAAGCAGCATTGATACAGCCACAGCCACAAAGGAAACAAGATCCCACAAACGAGAGAACATGAACGAAACTGGTGAAAATTTACAAAGacaaatagtgaagaaaaaatcATACCCTGATTCATTTGAGTCAAGGAAGGAGCTCATGCAGGATTTAAAAGAGTTGCTTCCAGAGTTCTCAGATTCTGTTCTCAATATGCTACATCTGCCCCCCAAGGCCATCCATCGAGGTTACTTCAGCGCGAGTGAACAGAAACTCCTCAAAACCCAGGCACTCGGGATTCACCTGGACATATACCACAAGGCCAAGGATTCTTCATGCTCCCTCGATGGCTGTACAACCTGCGCTGTCATCAGGCAAAGACGCATCCTAACATGGGGAGAGCAGGACTTAAAGCACTACAGCAAAAAGAATAAAGGACGAACCGTGAGAAAGCAgccaaaggggaaaaagagagaaggaagcttGAGGTACGACACTGAGGATGAAGATGATCTGTATTTCAGGTCTCCATCCCAAGCACCTTTGAAGGGAGAGTTTACTAAATCAAAAGATAATTATTTAGGTGCTCATTGCAAAAGGGctaaagaaaatatcaagaagGAAAGTGTCCAGAAGTCACCTTTTCTACTTCGGGGAAAGAGCAGGGCATGGGGAAGAGGCAAAGTAAAGCGTTCCAGCTCAGATACTGACCTGTTGCACCTCATCAAGAAGGAAGCTGCAAAAGGGGACAAGAATGGTTGTTTTGATGACTTACACCTCATTGCTCACCCAGGACTTCAAAGCTCACATGGCCACAGGCTGTACTCATCACCCCAGGGCTCCAGTACCTCACCTTTCCACAGTTTGTCATCAACACCCTCTAAGGGGAAGGAGTCTCCCTGTAGAAGAGAAACCACCCCaagaacaaagtctcacatgtacAACCTTAGAAGTGACCACTGGGCCTCGGTCTGCAGGACAGCTGCTGCCAATTTGAGACTGAAGAAAGAACTAATGAGAGGTAATGACTATTCTCTGTTTGCATGTAAAAGAAAATTAATCTGAATATTGCCTCCAGCTGTAATGATCTCTTACTCTAGTTgttaacccatctgctgcgattagcatggatttggctttcattggtagcactagcctggtaacatattccccggtctttctctgcctctgtggtggatagtggagtgtttctcatgtggtattggtttgcaggatatcccctcccaaggtgcatgactttacattttttttttgaattgtagcagccacttttgttcctttcctgtagcttggtgatgtcttcttgtaggaaatccgcagtcagggGGTTAATGGATTACCTCAAATTCATTACTGCTATTTCCTTTTTTGAGCAGGCCATGTGCCATACACGGAACATCAGAACGCAGGGGAGAGCAGGGCATCATGCAGGGGGCCCCATCCTGAACATTTGATCATTGACATCTCTTCCATCACCATTGGAACAGTCCACACTCTTGCTGAGGAAGGACCTCTCAGCTGGCCAAAACTGCATGTTGACTTCTCTTACAGGTATTTCATTGATTGTTTGCACAGATTAGGTACTCTCAATGCATTCTTTTACTTTGTATGTCAGAATATATATGTAATGTAGATTCATGTCATACTAGTGTGTCTACAGCATTATCTTTCAAATGGTTTGCATACACATTGGTTCTTTCAAGAAggttgttctgtggaaaacaaaTGCAGAGCAGAAACTGACAGCAGCCATTATGGACCTTGCCCAGAATCTTTTTTCATTAATACGAAAATTCTCATTACGTGTAGTCTCAGTGTTTTTTCCATGTTAATATTTATCAGTACATGTGCATGTGTAAAAAGTATTACTTAAATGTAGAAAACCTTCTTGTTGTTCTCAGAAAGTTGACATATGTATTCCatgtgatgaagaagaagaatggaaacaaATTGGATGTGTCACTTAGGACAatgggagaaagtggagaaacgTCAGTTATGAAACAAGATGATCACGAACCAGCCTCATGTGGACAAAATAAAACTCTGGCTCAGACTTTCTTTGTTGTTGATGTGCCCTTCACCTGCCTGAGGGCCCTGAACATCACCTCCAATAAAGTAAGACCACACTTTGTATTTATGCTTCATTGAACGTAGCAATATGAGTGAGGCAGCAAAAGTTGGAATATGAAAGTGGTTATTAATTATAGTTTAAAACATAGTGTATATAGGCCCTTGAAAGGATAGGTAGGGGGTACATGCctattgattatatatatatttttttatttatttatttatatattttttttttacctgttcgcCTATAGTGCCAATAGGCTTTCTTAAGGGCCCTGGttgtcggcccaagcccgtcatggcgcaggcaatttttatagtggcgccctttattcttggctcatgctgcctcccggaactcattcttgattcactaggACGGTTTCTTCTGGAGTCCagggtgatgggtggtcttcaggacagcatgtgggtagtcttatgccacttggcagtgactgaaaaatcccagatggtgacgtgaggattcgaacccgcgtcgtccagcacagGCGTACGCTCTGGCACTCTGGCCATGCAGTGGAGGACTTTCTAAGCAAAAATTTGGTGGGGGCAGCACTGAATCAGTTTCCTTGGTGTTAAAGAGACAGAAATGCGTTGTCTCTCATTTGCCTCTCTAAAAGGCCTGTGAGGCAAAATACAGTTTCAATACTTATGAGCAGGTTCCCCTGTTTTCTGCCCCTACATGAGGAAACAACACAGAAATGGATGCACTGCTAGCCACCAGTGTCATGAAGTATTTCCACTTCTTAAAGCACATGATCTGTTGTTCTGTTCAGGAGAATAAGTCTCTCTCCTAATAATCTGCCTTGGGTTCAAATCCAGCCCCCCAAGATGAGAAGTGGGCTTGTCTGGTGTCCATCCAAAGGGTTCCCCAAGGCTTAAGGCCTTTTACAGTCTTTATGCACGTCTCAGATCACGAGAAATATACTACTCATACCTGCCTGGTTGTTTTAAATCTTTATACACATAGTATTAATCAATTCAAAAAAAGGTTGATGACATGAATGCATGACGAATCTCCAGCTTATTGTCACACCTCATGCAGGTCATGGTGCTGGTGGACACTCTGCCTGGTGCCTGTCTGATGAGCTGGAGTGAAGAAGGTTGGACCAGCCTGCCTTGGAGCCACCCTGTCGGCCTTGCCTGCCATGCCCGCCTCACCCTCTTCAGAGCCCTGCTGGCTGTGTCTCCCATGCACCAGGTAAGAAGGGACAACACTCACAGGTGGAGAAGTTTCCCTGTAGTTCACATGCTGTTAAGTGGAAGTTGTATGcagtggcctttttttttttttttttttttttgtgtgtgtgtgtgtgtgtgtgtgtggggggggggggggaagctttTTTGGTGTGGTGGAAGGGGAACTGAAGTCAtgttaaaaaaaaggataaaaatgtcTAAAAAATCACAGAATGGGCTGCATGAAAGCTAAAGCATGTTTGGAGGGGGTATGTTCCCTCCAAAGCCACCTCTTGGTGCTGCCACTTACTGCGTGAAGTAGCCTGCCATTGTTATCATGCAGAAACCAGGGGCACCCTTGAGTCTGTTAAAAGAACTGAATATAAAGAAGGTATACTTAATTATTAAATATTTCTCTTGAAATCAGGCTCTGCACACAGCTTCTGAGCAAACAGTTTGGTGGTTACTTTCAATGTTTGCCTCTCACGTATCTTTCCTTCGTGGTCATTGTGAAATATGAACAGGATAAATATTGATTGAACTAAGGAAATGTTACTGGTTTTGGAATGTTAGGAATGTGCAAGATCTTTTTTCTCCTGCCATTGTCAGTTGTGTCTCCAAGATGGGAAGGACCAGGCCATGCAGGAGAGCCTGTCTCGGTTCTCGCCGTGGTTCAAGCAGACACTGTCTCGACCTTTTCCTGTCCAAAGTGAATTTGCTCCCTCCTgggccctccccttccctgccattCCTGCTGATCTCTCCTCCACAACATGTACagtttcttcatcctccttgtcacctccctcatcctctttatcctccataacatctctgtctccctttctaaGTTCTACATTTGAGGATGCTGTCCCTCAATATACAGCATTCAGCACCCTTCCTGGTGTGTCTGCTCCGAACAGTAATTCACCCAATCCTCAGTCTACACCTTCTTCAGGTAGGTCACATGAGATTATATATATAGTATTTGTGTTtgcatttaaaatatatatatatatatatatatatatatatatatatatatatatatatatatatagatatatatatatatatatatatatatatatatatatatatatatatatatatatatatatatatattgtgtgtgtgtgtgtgtgatagttatTTGTCATCTGTAGAAGTGCAGGGAGGAGCTCAGCACGTTCAGAAGCCTAAAGGCCGAGTACACTCAGAACAGACCACAAAGCCTGGGCTCACTGATGCTGGGCCTGCCGCTGCTTTGCCTGCCGTTTCATCTGAGCCGTACATCGTGTCATCTGTGAGGGCAGTCCTGCAGGCACAGGTAAGTCATGTGCTTACTTTGTGAAGTTTAGAAATTGTGACTTGAAATATGTGTATATACAGCTTTGTGGTTCATGTGTGCTCTTTATTGCAGTTTTTGGTAAATCAATTGCATTACTTTCAATATTTGAATCATTCCTTAACCTCAAATTATGGAACATAATTGTGTAGTATTCTATGTTGTATAGTTaattctataaaactatattttATTATTCATATCTAAAAAATTCTATTCTTTAAGCATTTtagcataacttttttatttgatGAAAATGTAAACATCCATATACTTTGgttatgtttttccttttctctgttaatATGCATAAActgtattttcctccaccttgCATTCTTTATTCCCACTGATATGTGCTCTTAGGGGTTCACGCATGTCCTGCCTACCAAGCAACCCTTGCAGTACCCTCCCAACCTGTGTCTGGAGAAGGGTTGCTCCTGCAGAGGAATGTGCCGGTAAGGCTTGGAGGTTATTCATAAAGAAGTGGTCCATGGCAGGCCCTTCTTTTGTAACATTTAGCATGATCAGAACCACAAATGTTGATACTAgtgttaatcatcatcatcatcatcatctcattgacacctgctcctaggagctcccactaggggatggccacggcagaagagtttccatctttctctattcatacactccctccttgtttgctcaaagtttctcaaggatctttcacccctctctctaACATACTCCTGCACTCTACCCTGCACCTGTTAATGCATTAAGAAATATTCATTCATGGTCATAATGTTAATAGTATAACCTTGCTCTCATACACCTCCTAAAAAAACTCATCCTCTTTGATTTTTACCACATGTCCAGGCCATCTCCCACGTCCAACACTTCACCTTCCCCTGTGGATATGACTGACCTACATTAATTAAATTTTACTCCCAACAGGTCACTTCTgctttccctcccacactctcattCACCATGGACTCAAAATGCCTCTTGCAtacctcttttatctcctctttccttcttacaaACAGCCCAATGCTCCTCTATTCTTCAAGTTTTCCAAGATCATTTTTGCATTGGCTCccacaggtcctttcctccccacctctctgccacacagtcccaacacctatctttcctctcatgtgttagctatagttaacatatgagaggaagataagggttgGGACTTTGTggcagaggggaggggaggaaggaccaGCAGAAGCGAATGCAAAAACGATCTCGCCAACCTGGTTTCACTATATCATCTTAtcacctttactgtaaaaaaaaaattacatcttGGAAAATAAATAAGTTGGACTGTCTTTCTTTGTTATTGAgagcacctttttttttatttatttatttatttttttttttttaccatcagaACAATGGAGTGTCCGTGTGCCCGTGCTGGTGTTCTGTGTCACCCCAACCAGTCATGTTGCTGCGAGAATTGTGACAACCCTCTCAACGTCCTTCATGTGATGGGCATTGACGTGCAGGCAGCCCGTCAGGATGAGTGCCTGATGCAAAACCTCTATAACTATAATGTGAGTGTAACCAGTGTAAGCAGATTGAGGGTCTTGAGTTAAAGATTTGTGGTGTGTATGAGTCATTATTACTATTAGATTCattgtatatttatgtatgttttcaaaaaaatcagtttttttgttttatttagttttatcaTATTTATGTGTCTGAAGATCACTAATCTGTTTCATAAATCCCTTATCTCTCACACACTACACATACTGATGTCTTAACCTGCAGGTGGGTGGGTTGTGCTCCGTGCTTGTGTCCCGTGTGAGGCTGCCATGCTGTGGGGCCTCGCCAGAGCTGCTGAAGGTCATCCCAGGCACTGTGACATGTTCCTGGTGTGCAGCGCCCGTCAGCTACTCTTGGTGCAGCCACTACGTCCACCTGCAGACTCTGTGTCCCCGCAGTCACTGTATGGAGTGTTTCCGCTGCAAGCCTGTCATGAACACACACTGCCAGGTGGGTGGGTCACTATTAAATTAAGTTACCTTTTTACCGCATGTTTGGCAATGCCTGGGTTAGTCattgggcagggagggaggcatgagGCTGTGATATGAACACACTGCCAGGTGGTCAGGTCACTGCTAAGCTGTCTTTGTGCTTCCTGCATGTTTCCTCAAAGTTATGGTCAGTCATGAGGCAGTTAGGGAAGAATGAAGCATCACCTGCAGTTACTGCTGTAATATGAACACTGCCAGTGGGATAGGTTACTGCTGGTTTGCCCTTGTGGTTTGTGCCTTCTGCATGTGTTGTTGGGACAATTATTGTGTGTAGCCATCTAAAGGAGTGTGAAGTGACCCCAGCAGCCACATTCTCCCAAGTTGATAGTCACTTAAAGTCTGCCCTTGTGCTCTGTCTTTGAATGTGTAGTTGGGACAGTCATTGCTGCTATGTTGGTAGGGAAAATGATGTGTCCATGCAGTCAATGTATGGAATATTGCCACTGCACAGCCTATCAAGAGCACACACTCCCATGTTGATAAGTCTCTGCTGGTCTAGAGTATTTGCATGTAGCTGGAACAGCTTTTCTAGCAGATAAGTAAGGAAGCGCTGAGGTGTAGCTTCTGTGGTATACATCTTCTCAACATAGATGGGGTCACTGTTGTATATTAGCCTCCTCCACTATGATCTGTTAGGTACTATAtgtttattgatgtttttgtctCATGAATACACAATCCATCCACCTTTTCctcagtctccctctcttcctcctaccctgtACTTCCATTCTCATTACTTGCCTTTTTTCATAGTCCTCCTCTCTTCTCGTGTCCATACCTTTCCCTTAGCATTCATGGTCACTAAAAGTAGGACATGTTGGTgtgtatatttttcttgtttgattatgatgtatatatgtttttgtataagtCATTGTTAATTTATTACTATTTCTTTATTTGCTTATTATATGGATTGATATGTTTATTGTTGAGAGGAGTGTTGTGATGGATGATTACTGAGTTAAGTTTATGTTGCTGGTATTGAGTTCATTAATGTTTGATGTATATAAATGGCAGTACATACCTACAATTAGGTGTGGTGTCCAGCACTAAGTAGTTCTTTGGAAGAATTGGCTTTCAAGAAATAAGtaacatgattatttttattaagtttttctggtttattttattgctatttttcccCCTCCCACAGACGTGTCATGTGTGCACCAAGACCCATGAGGGGAAGTGTGCGGAGTGTGGCCTAAACAAGTTCTGAAAGTAGAAAGTTCATACCTTTGAATGTTAACATGAAGTGTAGTATACTGTATGTGTTTCAGTTTATTCCTAACAAGTTATTTTAAACAGCTTAACTTAATATGCTGCATaatcatatatatttgaattaaTTTTCCATGCACATAtatgaaaatattgaaaaaaaatgtaacctgTTATAAACTTTTTTTGTAAAGAGTGTTGCAATAATGCTTCAAACAAGTGTTGAATTATGAATTGAATTATGAATGAACTTCCAAGAGCATAAATATTTTTCACCAAAGGATGTGATTTAATCTAGCAGAACAGACAACTATCTCATACAGTATTAATTAAGTGTCCTTAATAATATTCTTACCAATATTCATCTCAGAACACCATAAATTAGTTTGCATATTATATCATACCATAATTTCAATGTCAggaaattgattttttttctttacttatttggTTCATTACTTTTTTAGCAACAATTGGCAGCTGATTCATTGATACCTCAGTTCACCTGTGTTGTCCATGAACAGTCCCTAAGTTCAATAAAATTTATAATTATAAGTGTTGCCATTTTGTATGCATCAGTTAAATTAGTTTTTTGATCAGGAAAAGATAATATGGAGTATGAAAATTAAATATAATTattgtttgtttacatatttagattttttttcaatatatttaattttattttgattattttatttttgtacctAAGCTcatttttccatgtttccttctgaaATGAGTACTAAATGGAATGTTAGGTACAGATTGGTGATCCTACCCCAATATGGAGCAAGTGGGTAATATATCACAGAGCACATTACAATTTGAGGGGTGAggcagaggtggaggggagggtgaggcaggagtggaggagagggtgggtgggtaaggCCTTGATTGCAcccagccccctccccctccccaccccttcccttcctccacctctaccttgACGCCGGCACAGTTATTCCCTAGattcagcaaacacacacacacacacacacacacacacacacacgttttccccCTGCTTGTAATTATCTTGTTTGTTCCTTTGAGTAAAGATAAGttcagaatatatatatttttcttattcactCATTCAATCACTTTTTCAATCAACGTATTTTTACAGCTTTAAAGAGGCCAGTATAAAAATGCCAGTAAACTTAAGCTTGAAACTTCTTTTCTTTTGGGATCTTTTTAGTTTTATCAATAACAAAAAGAGAATTGGGTCACTGTATCAATAGGTGAGTGAATCATGAGGTCAATTGAACGTGTGTGAGGAATTTATACTGcatgtctagtgtgtgtgtgtgtgtgtgtgtgtgtttttctcacCCATTTGTATTGTTACCGAATTTAGTCAAGGTCGCATATTCCTTATTTTGACTAATATTGCCATACAAGTCCTTCAACCTATGTCTATACTTTTGACAACGATTTCATTTGATAAAGCATTCTTATACATCAattgcttcgtgtgtgtgtgtgtgtgtgtgtgtgtgtgtgtgtgtgtgtcgtagtagtagtgcttAAGATATAGGTGATAGAGGTGGATGATGGCATTTTTTTTCGTCCACTATCAAACTTAATCAATtggaaggtggtgtgtgtgtgtgtgtgtgtgtgtcacgtagtagtagtagtagtaatgagggAAGGTGTTGGTGGGGTTGTTATTATCTATTCTTGTTTATCCATTATTAAATAGACaggtggaaggagggggaggtgggggtaggggtggtgtgtgtgtgtg encodes the following:
- the LOC126981444 gene encoding uncharacterized protein LOC126981444 isoform X1; this encodes MPKAVRKTKGSVGVDRGNPLSAQGAESGHGCGPSAADRVWAGRKGHTHSSGAKLGECMGREVTECPLGEGTAENEVMGCEGQTVLLQDQARLRRLASNSSVLAGVAAQPCRGHKRNCDLPPSVAVLQEDSDRQKSCDHLFQNVDMLHEDSDYLRSCDHLLQNNNIFYEDLNLQVYPFQSGCQDVRVTWAMPVASDWGITVPCNILPKKRNLKTLLSTKPAPFAFPSTAQYNSLCVEASPLSKKQKHLRKHFEGGANTPPELLKDYPSFTSSSSNKQRMRGEAATTGNIDNYPSAIMLEETPTVMHYQGRANTPQKLFKKYPSCSGSNSSQQGVRGEAEAMGSKDKCQRVVMLEETPTMLLSICKEQHSQVHVIRYAVDQQGNSHQQGQHGQNLCTDANKVHQSKGSHSSDEASPSQATSLQNTFVCLSDQTYSITPGEVNYIIDAALPPLPSFGERKLNSQEKDSNMPKPGSSSGTSGGVGGGPSMLPVSTPCTVPFTTISSYYTGDTEAMILLRNSAFDSFLEAGKGRTKPPSTLLSSHCGGMPERNMANGSYLSSQNTRVLNECQVVTQPAQVQRVGGGGQSVFSSSLVPQLHSRVTTAPAAASHSLNSQVVWTAQDPKFSVPLIIPPEREDKSCHVNPQPGDRWRGLNSVSPYNDEDSASFHQDINFSARMVEEYKRKESLKTESNLIMPGDSARDSVWFSDGRSTLKTSANRSILGEYSTDINLSNGRTYSTTDSQTQAHVEARPLLGEGDSLAMPSTFTDFLIDSEEDDMNAYTQPDEACKMLPYYEVSGVDEKDVVAKERAQGCTVDTDNEVKVAPVTSANISAKTPWLDDNMNAGDFNDLLDSLLGDLEGEKVVDCAADFADGVSSNSVDPSTSNTEEAREDKPLEKSQEHILKNTSGSDYSVDINKGEHLPRPLLLKVLEKDLSKDVALLVPVTSLSHLHKTSPNTQQSHCKTLNTNTNAKIPQTVSFRTVPSLSGCGIVHLTTQNAQIKPTLVNCLNKGKQTETKGEALRYARELSKNTSNYSGQKKCELPSNYSTSGMQPGSQNVAYCSVNENTKLTLPIGETGISINIPKYASVNVKSFLTSESPKDNPPHSQPVSAKQWWPEFNSSSVVKIAPAFLATAASLKVGHSPQINSKSRQQSGKKILLSQTVTRVVSASAQTDLIKLQPAMSPVLVTPVSKESLVPCVVPQGALTHTSSESAVTGLGALLCKKTATQYYLRSAAYPHISTSEMVKLVPHPETSSPLCPSTKVEQPVIIQIKSCTKSSIDTATATKETRSHKRENMNETGENLQRQIVKKKSYPDSFESRKELMQDLKELLPEFSDSVLNMLHLPPKAIHRGYFSASEQKLLKTQALGIHLDIYHKAKDSSCSLDGCTTCAVIRQRRILTWGEQDLKHYSKKNKGRTVRKQPKGKKREGSLRYDTEDEDDLYFRSPSQAPLKGEFTKSKDNYLGAHCKRAKENIKKESVQKSPFLLRGKSRAWGRGKVKRSSSDTDLLHLIKKEAAKGDKNGCFDDLHLIAHPGLQSSHGHRLYSSPQGSSTSPFHSLSSTPSKGKESPCRRETTPRTKSHMYNLRSDHWASVCRTAAANLRLKKELMRGHVPYTEHQNAGESRASCRGPHPEHLIIDISSITIGTVHTLAEEGPLSWPKLHVDFSYRKLTYVFHVMKKKNGNKLDVSLRTMGESGETSVMKQDDHEPASCGQNKTLAQTFFVVDVPFTCLRALNITSNKVMVLVDTLPGACLMSWSEEGWTSLPWSHPVGLACHARLTLFRALLAVSPMHQLCLQDGKDQAMQESLSRFSPWFKQTLSRPFPVQSEFAPSWALPFPAIPADLSSTTCTVSSSSLSPPSSSLSSITSLSPFLSSTFEDAVPQYTAFSTLPGVSAPNSNSPNPQSTPSSEVQGGAQHVQKPKGRVHSEQTTKPGLTDAGPAAALPAVSSEPYIVSSVRAVLQAQGFTHVLPTKQPLQYPPNLCLEKGCSCRGMCRTMECPCARAGVLCHPNQSCCCENCDNPLNVLHVMGIDVQAARQDECLMQNLYNYNVGGLCSVLVSRVRLPCCGASPELLKVIPGTVTCSWCAAPVSYSWCSHYVHLQTLCPRSHCMECFRCKPVMNTHCQTCHVCTKTHEGKCAECGLNKF
- the LOC126981444 gene encoding uncharacterized protein LOC126981444 isoform X2 gives rise to the protein MKKKNGNKLDVSLRTMGESGETSVMKQDDHEPASCGQNKTLAQTFFVVDVPFTCLRALNITSNKVMVLVDTLPGACLMSWSEEGWTSLPWSHPVGLACHARLTLFRALLAVSPMHQLCLQDGKDQAMQESLSRFSPWFKQTLSRPFPVQSEFAPSWALPFPAIPADLSSTTCTVSSSSLSPPSSSLSSITSLSPFLSSTFEDAVPQYTAFSTLPGVSAPNSNSPNPQSTPSSEVQGGAQHVQKPKGRVHSEQTTKPGLTDAGPAAALPAVSSEPYIVSSVRAVLQAQGFTHVLPTKQPLQYPPNLCLEKGCSCRGMCRTMECPCARAGVLCHPNQSCCCENCDNPLNVLHVMGIDVQAARQDECLMQNLYNYNVGGLCSVLVSRVRLPCCGASPELLKVIPGTVTCSWCAAPVSYSWCSHYVHLQTLCPRSHCMECFRCKPVMNTHCQTCHVCTKTHEGKCAECGLNKF